The genomic interval TCGTTGCTAGCGTGGCGGCATGAACCCGTCGAAGACCCCGGCCGAGATCCTCGACATTGCCGGCACCGAGGTGCGCATCTCAAGTCCTGACAAGGTGGTTTTCCCCGAGCCTGGGCTGACGAAGCTCGACCTGGTCCGCTACTACCTCGCCGTCGCGGATGGTGCGCTGCGCGGCGCCGGCGGCCGGCCGATGGTGCTCAAGCGCTTCCCGAAGGGCATCGACGCTGAACCGTTCTTCCAAAAGCGCGTGCCCGAAAACCACCCCGACTTCATCGACACAACAACGCTGCACTACGCGTCCGGGACATCAGCCGAGGAGGCCGTCATCCGGGATGCCGCGGGCCTGGCGTGGGTGGTGAATCTTGGCTGCCTGGACCTCAACCCGCATCCCGTGCGCGCCGAGGACCTCGAACACCCGGACGAACTCCGGGTGGACCTCGATCCGATGCCGGGCGTTGACTGGGTCCAGATCGTTGATGTCGCGTATGTCGTACGGGAGGTGCTCGACGACGTCGGGCTGGTGGGGTGGCCGAAGACGAGCGGATCGCGCGGGCTGCATATCCTGGTGCGCATCGCGCCGCAGTGGTCGTTCCGCGAGGTGCGGCTCGCCGCCGAGACCCTCGCCCGCGAGGTCGAAAACCGCGCTCCCGGCCTCGCTACCGCGCGCTGGTGGAAGGAGGAGCGCGGCGAGAGTGTGTTCGTCGATTTCAACCAGAACGCAAAGGACCGGACCGTGGCATCCGCGTACTCGATCCGGCCCCTGCCCGATGCCCGGGTCTCGACGCCGCTCACCTGGGATGAGGTCCGCTCCATCCGGCCGGAGCAGTTCACGGTCCGCACGGTGCCCGGGCGCTTCGCCGAGGTGGGCGACCCCCACGCAGGCATCGACGACGCCGTCGGCACCCTCGATGGGCTGCTGGCTCTGGCGGCCGAGCTCGGCCCCGCTGAGAAGGCGCCCCGCAGCGGTGACGGCTCCGGCCGCCGGCTCTCGCTGATGCCGCTTATCGAGGTGGCCCGCACCAGGACCAAGCCCGAGGCGCTCGCGGCACTCGATGAGTGGAAGTCCCGGCATGCGGACGTCACCCCGACCCTGCACCCCGCCGATGTGCTCGTCGATGGGATGCGCGGATCAAGCTCACTCTGGTACCGGGTGCGGGTGAACCTGCAGCACGTCCCCGAACCGGTGCGTCCGCCACAGGAGGAACTCATCGCCGACTACGACCCGTGGGCCGGCAAGGAGTGGCCCGGGCGCCCGGGATCCTGACACCGTAACGGAAACCGGACGTGCGCGCGTCGAGCGGGTCTTCAGCGTTTCCCCCATCTCTGCAAAAATGTGATAGACGCCACAGGTCTTCGGCATCAAACTAGTTGGATGGAAGATACGGAGAAGCACGACACCATCGCCAAAGTCACCGCCCTGCTCGCCGCACGCTATCCCGACGCACCCCGGCCGGTGGTCGTCCGGGTCGTCACAGAGGAATACGAAACGCTGGATGCCGGCCGGATCCGGACCTACATCCCGACCCTTGTCGAACACGGCGCCAGGAACAAACTCCACCGTGAGTTCTCCCGGCGGAACAGGGAAACCTGACGTCCCGCCGAACCGCGTCCTCAGCTGGTCAGGGACGCGCCAGCTCATCCGCAGGTCCCTTGGGGCGTCGATGCCCTCGAAGGAGCCATCACCCGCCCTGCCTGGCGTTCCTTGCCCGGTTGGTACCTGATCGCCTCCGATGACCGGATGATCCCACCGTCCGTGCCCCGTGGGCTAGCGCTTGCGCCCAACGCGATCGTCAGTACGACTTCCTGATCGTGTCCCAGGAACAGTGAAGAACCGCCAATAGCATTTGGGACGTGGCTGTTATGGCGCCATCCCCAACAGTGGCGGTAGCTTTGGATTACTTTTCCTTCGAAGCAGCCGAGGTACCGGAGGTACCGCCGATGCATGGCTTGTCGACGTCAATGGTTCTGATCGCCTTGCTGGCTATCGCGGCGCCCCTTGCGGCCCGCTTCCTTGATCGGGTGGTCAGGGTGCCGATCGTGGTGTTCGAAATTGTCCTCGGAATCATGCTCGGCCCCAGCCTGTTGGGGTGGATCCAACCCGCCCAGTTCACGGATACGCTCGCCGATTTCGGCCTGGCCATGCTCTTCTTCGTTGCCGGTAACGAGATTGATTTCGCCCTCATCCGCGGCCGGCCCGCCAACCGTGCCGCTGCTGGCTGGGTCATTTCCTTGGCGGCAGGCATTGGCGCTGGCCTGCTCCTGGCCCCCGCACCGGAGGCGGCCGTGATCATCGGCGTCGCCTTGTGCTCCACAGCCCTGGGTACGCTGCTGCCGATCCTTCGCGACGCCGGCGAGTCGAAATCCCCGATCGGTATTGCGGTCACCGCACTGGGTGCGGTTGGGGAGTTCGGTCCCCTCATTGCGATCTCGCTGTTCTTTAGTGGCAGGCAGTTGGGACCGGCAACAGCGGTACTTCTCGGGTTTGTCCTCCTGACCGGTCTGGCGATTTATCTCGCGTCGCGCGCACGGCACTCTCTGCTCCACTCCCAGGTCACCAGGACCCTCCACACCAGCGGCCAGTTCGCCGTCCGGTCCATCATCTTTATCCTCACCGTGCTCGTTGTGCTGAGCATGGTCCTGGGACTCGACATGCTGTTGGGTGCATTCGCCGCCGGAGTCCTCTGGAAGGTCGCCATCGCGCGCGCGCCCGAGCCGGACCGGAAAGTCATTGAGGCGAAAATCGACGCCATCGCGTTCGGATTCCTGGTGCCGGTCTTCTTCATCGACACGGGCATTGACTTCGACCTGCGAGCGCTCACCGCCAGCCCTGCCGCTCTCGCACTGGTTCCCTTGTTTCTGCTCCTCCTGCTCATCATCCGAGGTCTGCCGTCGCTACTCGCTGCTCCCCCAAAGTCCAGCCGTGCCGACAAACGGGCCATCATCCTGTTTGGTGCAACAGGATTGCCGATTATCGTGGCGGTGACAGGCATTGGCCGGGACGCGGGGCTTCTCTCAGGCGGAATCGCATCCGCGCTGGTCGGCGCAGGAATGCTCTCGGTACTCCTGTTTCCGCTGCTCGCACTCCGCCAGCATCAGCGCAGACCATCAGGGACGCCGGCCCGGCAGAATGAAAGCCCCTAGGCAGCCCGGTAGGGGAATCACCCCGGCGAGCGCCGCCCGTCGGGACGCCCCGGGGCAGCACAGCCTGGACCGTCACGCACGGGACATACTCTGGACGTCAAGCTCCCCCGCGGCGTCAGGGCCACGGCGGAAATGCCGGACGACGGCGGCAGCCGCCACGGCGCGGATCTCACCAGAGTTGTCGGCCCTGCCCGGATCAGGCTTAGCGAATCCCGCTGTCGACAACCAGCGTGATGTGAACGGGCCTGTCCGAGATGACCACAAGCTCGGTAGCCGTCGAAGCGTAGCCGCCGACGTTGGTCGCCCTGATCACATAACGTCCGTCAGGCAGCGTCAGATGGAAGGCACCGGTGCTATCGGTTTGTGTTGAGCCCCGGACGGCGTCCCCGTCCAAGGCCACAACCGCGGCCCCTGATACTGGGCGCGGTGGACACTCCTGACCAACACGTTCGACGGGACAGACCGGGGCGGTCAGGACCACCCCGGCAACATCCCCTGAATGCCCCGCGACCGGACCGCTTGGACTGGTGCACCCGCACAACCACAGGACGGCGGCCAATATAACCCAGACGGAACACTTCACCTCATTCACCAACCGCCTCGCGTAGGCGTATGTCCCTTTCGGGCATCGTCGGGCATGGCCATTTCGGCCCGCAGGCCGAGGAGTCGAATCGGACGGCCCGCTTCGATTCCTGCTGCGAGGTCCAAAGCCCTCGCGAGGATTTCCTCCCGGTCGAAGGTCTCGGGAATCTTCCTCCCGTGGTTCTTGGTCACGAACGGCGCGTACCGAACCTTCAGGGTCAGCCCAACCACGGGCCGTCCTTCAGCCACAACATCCTCAAGGACACGCGCTGCCAGCTCCCTCACGGCGTCGTCCACCTGGGCGGGCTCGGTCAGGTCCCGCTGGAAGGTGGTCTCCCGGCTATGCCCGCGGGCAACCCACGGCGTATCGTCCACAACGCTGGCGCCATCCCCGCGTCCGAGCTCCGCGTACCAAGGACCCATCCTGGGGCCAAACTCCGGAACCAGGTTCTGGGGGTCGGAGGCGGCGAGCTCCGCCACTGTATTGATGCCGAGTTTGGCCAGCCGGCCCGACACCTTGGTTCCGACACCCCACAGGTCCTTGGTGGGCCGGCTGCCCATAACGTCGAGCCAGTTCCCGGCAGTGAGACGGAAAACGCCGGCCGGCTTGCCGAAACCGGTGGCGACCTTGGCTCGGACCAGCGTGTCGCCGATGCCCACGCTGCAATGAAGCCGCGTTCGCTCCAGGACAGCGGCCTGCACTTGCCGGGCGTAGGCTTCCGGATTCTCTGTCTCAGTGCCCATAAAGGCTTCATCCCAACCCAGCACCTGCACGGTGGCGCCGGGTTGCGCGCGCAGCGTGGCCATCACCGTTTCAGACGCCGCGAGGTAAGCCTCCTGATCGACGGGCAGGATCACGGCGTCGGGCACCTTCCGGGCTGCAATGCGTAAGGGCATTCCGGAACCCACACCGAACGCCCTGGCTTCGTAGGAAGCGGTGGATACCACCGCTCGTTCCGTGGGATCGCCCCGGCCGCCGACAATGATCGGCTTCCCCGCAAGCTCCGGCCGCCGGAGCACTTCGACCGCCGCGATGAACTGGTCGAGATCGACGTGCAGCACCCACCGGATTCCGCTCACGCCACCAGTCTGCCCTAAACATCCCTGGCAAGCATCGGCCCCCACCGGGCGTGGCCTCTGATCCCACCGATGATCGGCTAAAAGGCCTGGCCCGTGGCCCGGATCGCCACTTCTGAGACGTCGACACCGGCGGGCTGGGACAAAGCCCAAAGAAACGCCCCGGCCACGGATTCCGGGGCGATGGCGGCGTCCGGTGCTTCCTTCCACAGCGGCGTGTCCACGTGGCCCGGGGCAATGTGCAGTACGCGGACCCCGGTGCCGACGAGCTGCTGGCGGAGCGATTCCGCGTAACCGGTGACAGCCCATTTGGTGGCGGTGTACAGATTGCCCGGATACACCTTGCGGCCGGCCGTGCTGCCCATCAGGACGAAGTGACCGCGGTTGGTGGTGAGCTCCGGCAGCGCAGCCTTCGCCAGGGCTGCCGGGCCGTAGACGTTGGTGAGCACCATGTCCCGCCAGCGCTCCGGGTCGCCGTCCGCCAGGTCGCCGGGAGCCGAGAACCCGGCATTGGCCACCGCCACGTCGAGGCCGCCCATGGCCTCCACCGCGGCAGCCACAGCGACGCGGGTCTGATCCCAGTCCCCGGCGTCGGCCACAGAGCCGTGGACAGTCCCGAGGCCCGAACAGGAGTGAAGGAACTCCGCCAGCCGTCCGGCGTCGCGCCCTGTGGTGAACACGGTGTGCCCGGCGCGGAGGGACTCGCGGACCAGGGCGGCACCGATCCCGCTGGTGCCGCCCGTGACGAGTATGCGAAGCATCAGGAAGGGTCCGCGATGCCGATGTAGCGGGTCTCGAGGTACTCCTCGATGCCCTCAGTGCCGCCTTCGCGGCCCAGGCCGGACTGCTTGACGCCGCCGAACGGGGCCGCCGGGTTGGACACAATGCCGGTGTTCAGGCCGAACATCCCCACGTCCACCTTTTCGGAGAGCCGCAGCCCGCGGTTGAGGTCGCGGGTGTAGGCGTAGGCCACCAGGCCGAACTCCGTGTCGTTGGCCAGGGCGATCGCCTCGGCTTCGGTCCGGAAACTCACGATGGGAGCCACCGGACCGAACACCTCCTCGTGCAGGATGCGCGCAGTGGCGGGCACGTTGCTCAGGACCGTGGGCGGGTAGAAGTACCCGTCACCGTCCGACGGCGCTCCGCCGGTGAGTGCCGTGGCTCCCCCGGCGACCGCCTCCCGGACAAGTTCGTCCACCTTCGCCCGGCTCTTGGCATCGATCAGCGGCCCGATGTTGGTGCCTTCCGCCGAGCCCCGGCCCAGCTTCAGGGACGCCATCCGTTCCGCGAGGCGCCGGCTGAACTCGCCGAGCAGCGATTCGTGCACGATGAAGCGGTTGGCGGCCGTGCAGGCCTCGCCCATGTTCCGCAGCTTGGCCAGCATGGCGCCGTCCAAGGCGGCATCCAGGTCTGCATCCTCGAACACCAAGAAGGGCGCGTTGCCGCCGAGTTCCATGGAGGTCCGCAGCACCTGGTGGGCGGAGTCGGCGATGAGCTGCCGGCCCACGCCGGTTGACCCGGTGAAGGAGAGCTTCCGGAGGCGGCTGTCCCGGATCAGCGGACCCGTCACCTCGCCAGGACGGGTGGTGGGGATGACGTTCAGGACGCCGGCAGGCAGGCCGGCTTCCCGGAAGACTTCGGTGAGCAGAAGCGCCGTCAGCGGGGTCAGGTTGGCGGGCTTGAGCACCATGGTGCAGCCGGCCGCGATGGCCGGGGCGATCTTGCGGGTGGCCATGGCCAGCGGGAAGTTCCACGGCGTGATGAACAGGCACGGGCCCACGGGGCGCTTGGTCACCAGCAGCCGGGACTTGCCGTCCGGTGCCGTGGAATAGCGACCGGAAATGCGGACAGCTTCCTCGGAGAACCAGCGCAGGAACTCGGCACCGTAGGCCACTTCGCCGCGGGATTCGGCCAGCGGCTTGCCCATTTCCAGGGTCATGGCCAGGGCGAAGTCGTCGGCCCGGGCGGTGACCAGTTCGAATGCGCGGCGCAGGATCTCGCCGCGTTCGCGCGGCGGGGTCGCCGCCCAGGAATCCTGGACGCGGGCGGCGGCGGCAAGCGCACGGTCGCCGTCGGCCGGTGACGCGTCGGCGATCCAAGCCAGGGTGGCACCGATGGAAGGATCCTCGACGGCGGAGGTGCCGCCGTCGGACGCGTCCGTCCACTCGCCGTCGATGAAAAGCTGCGTCGGCAGTGTCGCGAGGAACTCCCGCTCTTTGTCGGTCACGGACGTTTCGGCCAGGGCGGGGGCAAGGGTGTTTTCCACTTAGAGCGCTTTCTCGAGGATCGTGCGGATTTCGACGGCGGTGGGCGGCACCGGGGTGTTGTTGATGACCGCGTCGGCCAGGGTGTCCTCCACCAGCGAGTCGAGGTCCGCTGCCGTGACGCCGAAATCGGCCAGCCGTGCGGTCATGCCTACTTCGCGGGCCAGGGCGGCGACGGCGGTGACGGCCGCCTCCGCGTTCGCCTCCACCGTGGCTGCCGTGTCCCCCACGCCCAGCGCGAAGGCGAGGCGTGCGGTCCGGTCCAGGCGGTTGCGCAGGTTCAGCCGCAGCACGTCCTCGATCACCAGGCAGAGGGCCAGGCCGTGCGGGATGTTGAAGCGGCCGCCCAGCGGGTGGGCGATCGCGTGCACCAGGCCCAGGCCGGTATGGGAGAAGCCGACGCCGGCAATGTGCGAGGCCAGAAGCAGCTGGGACCGGGCCTCGATGTCGGTGCCGTCGGCCACGGCGCGGGGCAGGAACTCGGCCACCATGGACACCACCTGCAGGGCGATGCCGTCGGAGTAGGGGTTCTGCCGGATGGACGAGTAGGACTCGATCGCGTGCGTCAGGGCATCCATGCCGGTGGCGGCCGTGGCTTTCGGCGGCAGGCCCAGGGTCAGCTCCGGATCCAGGACCGCGGCCTTGGGCAGCGCGGATTCGTGGCCCACGTAGAACTTGCGGTGGGCCTCGACGTCGGTGACCACACCGAAGGCGTTGACCTCGGCGCCGGTGCCGGCCGTCGTCGGGACCGCCACGATGGGCAGCGCCGGGTTGGCGAAGTGGTTGCTGTAGTCCAGGCCGGCCCCGCGGGCCGGGTTCACGGCGCCCAGGGAGATCCCCTTGGCGGCGTCCATGGAGGAACCGCCGCCCACCGGCACCAGCACGTCCACGCCCGATTCCGCGGCCAGGTCGGAACCGGCATCCACGCACGTCGTGGTGGGGTTGGGGGTGACGCCGTCGAACACTGTGACCGAGAGTCCCGCGGCCTCGAGCGAGGTGCGGACGGCCGCCACGACGTCGGTGGTGGCGAGGAACGGGTCCGTGACGATCAGTGCCGACTTCCCGCCCAGCGCGGCCACGATGCCGCCCACCTCGGCCACCCGGCCGCGGCCAAAGTACGCGGTGGGTTTGGGGTCCAGGGTCAGTTCGGTTGAGGCGAGCTCCGCGTGGATCTGCATCCGGGTGTGCATGTCAGGCTCCTTTTGCCGGGGTGGCCTCGGTAGCGGCTGCGGTCCGCAGCTGCACGCCGATGGCGTCTTCGTAAAGTTTCACGGGGGTCATTTCGCCGGCTTTGTCGCCGTAGAGGGCCTTGGCCCGGCGGTAGAGCTGCTCCACCAGGGAGGACAGTTCCACCGGGACGCCCACCGAGCGGGCCAGGTCCACGGAGAGGCCCAGGTCCTTGCAGGCGAGGGCGATCGCGAAGCCTTCGTCGTAGTCGCCGTGGTTGAGGATGGACAGGATGTCGTTTTCGACGAAGTTGGAGTTGGCCGGGCTGGCGATGAGGGCCCGGCGGAGGACTTCGAGGTCCACGCCGGCTTTGACGCCGGTGCTCAGGACCTCTGCGGTGGCCACCAGGTGGGAGAACCACAGCTGGTTGATCATGAGTTTCACGGCGTAGCCGGCACCGTGGCCGCCCACATGCTGGATCCGTTCCGGATCGCCCATGGCTTCGAAGACGGGGCGGAGGCGTTCGACGTCGGCGCCCTCGCCACCGATGAAGATCTGCAGCATGCCGTTGGCTGCGCCCACGGACATGCCGCTGACGGGGGCGTCCAGGACGCGGATGCCGCGGGCGGCGCCGGCCTCGCGGACGCGGTTGGCCACCTCGGGGACGGACGTGGACATGTCCACCCAGGTGCCGCCGTCGGGCAGTCCGTCCAGGATGCCGCCGGGCGCCAGGGCGACCGTCTCGACGTGCTTGGGCGTGGGCAGCATCGTGATGACGACGTCGGAGCCGGCGGCGACGGCCGCGGCGCTGTCCGCCCACTCGGCGCCGTTGGCGAGGAGTTCCGCGGCGGATTCCTTGCGGACGTCGTTGACGATCAGCTGGAAGCCGGCGGCCTGCAGGTTCCGGGTCATGCCGGAGCCCATGTTGCCCAGGCCGATGAAGCCGATGCGGGCGGTTCCGGGCAGCAGGGGCGCTTGCACTGGTGCCGCGGCGGCGGAGGGGGTGTGGGTTGTTGCAGTCATTCGTGGGGTCTCGCTTCCGGGAGGTCAGGCGTCGTCCAGGGCGGCGTCGCCCAGGTTGATCCAGGTGGTTTTGAGGGCGGAGTAGGCGTCCAGTGCGTGCAGCGAGCGGTCCCTGCCGAAGCCGGATTCCTTGAAGCCGCCGAAGGGTGTGATGATGTCCGCGACGTCGAAGGTGTTCACCCAGACGGTCCCGGCGCGCAGTTCGCGCGCCGCAGTGTGGGCCTTGGTGATGTCCTGCGTCCAGACGCTCGCGGCGAGCCCGTATTTGCTGTCGTTGGCCATCCGGATGCCCTCGGCGGCGCCGCGGAACGTGCTGACGGCCAGGACCGGACCGAAGATTTCCTCCTGGCCGATGCGTCCGGCGTTGTTGACGCGGTCCAGGACCGTGGGCTCCAGGTAGAAGCCGTTTTCGACGCCGGCCGGCCGGACTCTGGTGCCGCCGCTGGCGACGACGATGCCCTCGTCTTCTGCGACGGCGTAGTAGCCGAGGATGCTCTCAAGCTGCCGGTCATCGATGATCGCACCGATCTGCGTGGCGGGGTCCAGCGGGTCGCCGAGCTGGAGCGAGCGGCCCACCTTGATGACCTCTTCGAGCAGTTCGTCGTGGACGCGTTCGTCCACCAGCAGGCGGGAGCCGCCGTGGCAGGTCTGGCCGGCGTTGTAGAAGATGCCCCAGGCGACGGCGGACGCGCACGCGGCGATGTCGCCGACGTCGTGCAGCACTACCTGCGGCGACTTGCCGCCGAGTTCCAGGGCCACCTGCTTGCCGTTGGATTCGGAGGCGTAGCGCTGGAAGTACCGGCCCACCTCCGGGGATCCGGTGAAGGTGATCTTGTCCACCAGAGGGTGGCGGCCCAGGGCGGCGCCGGCCACTTCGCCGAGGCCGGGGATGACGTTGAAGACGCCGTCCGGGACGCCGGCCTCGCTGGCAAGTTCGGCCAGGCGGAGGGCGCTGAGGCTTGTCTGCTCGGAGGGTTTGAGGACCACCGAGTTGCCGGCCGCGAGGGCCGGGGCCACCTTCCAGGCCGTGATGATCAGCGGGTAGTTCCACGGGACCACGGCGCCGATCACGCCGAGCGGCTCCCGCGAGATGACTGCCAAGGCACTGCGCGGGGTGGGTGCGACGTCGTCGTAGACCTTGTCCAGGGCCTCGGCGTACCAGCGGAACGTGCGGGCGCAGCTGGGCACGTCGACGCCGAGCGCGTCGCTGATCGGGTGGCCTGCGTCCGTGGACTCGAGGAGCGCGAGTTCCTCGAGGTTTTCCAGGATGAGGTCGGCGAGCCGCGTGAGGACGGCTTGCCGGTGGCGGCGGTCCGTCCGCGACCACACGCCCGATTCGAAGGTGCGGTGGGCAGCCTGCACGGCGTCGTCCACGTCCTGCTCCCCCGCAGCCGCCACTTGGGCGGTGACGGAACCGTCCCGCGGCGACACCGTGGGGAAGGTGCAGCCGCTGCGGGCGTCCCGGAAGCCGCCGTCGATGTACAGTCCCGTGGCCGGGCGCTGGGCGGCGGCCCGCTGGATCCAGTCGTTCTTTGTTGCTGTCATGGCAGGTTCCTTAGGCCTCTCTAGACCGAGTATTTCTTGACGGCGTCGTAATCGATGACGGCGCCCAGGCCCGGGAGGTCGGGCACCCGGAGCGCACCGTCGTCGTCGATGTCCAGCGGCTCCATGAAGAAGTCGCGACGCTCCGGGGTCCATCCCGGTGGATCGTACGGGAACTCCAGGTACGGGCCCGCGTCCACGCCGGCGGCCACGTGCAGGTTGGCCAGCAGGCCCAGCCCGTTGCTCCAGGTGTGCGGTGTGAAGAAGCGGTGCTTGAGGTTGGCGGTTTCGGCCACCTGCCGGGCCCGGTACATGCCGACGGCCAGGGCGACGTCCGGCTGGTAGATGTCGTAGGCGTCGGCTTCGATCAGGGCCATCATCTCGGCCATGCTGCGGACCATCTCGCCGCCGGAGACCTGGATGCCGGTCTGCTCGCGGACCCGCTGCGCACCCTTGATGTCGGCCTGCGGCAGCGGTTCCTCGAGCCAGCGGACGTCGAGTTCGGCCAGCTGGGCGGCGAGCCGGTGGACCTTGGCCAGTTCCAGGGCGGGCTCGATGTCGCCGCTCATGCGCCACATCTGGTTGAGGTCCACCATGAGGTCGAAGTCGTTGCCGACGGCCTCGCGTGCGGCCCGGACGGATTCCACGCCTTCGTCGAGCCGGTCGCGGGAGATGCGGATCTTCATGGCCTTGAATCCGCGGTCTTTGGCGGCGAGCGCCGATTCGGCGCGGGCCGCCGGGGCCTTCAGTTCACCGGAGGAGGCGTAGGCCACCAGCCGGTCGCGGGCCCCGCCGAAGAGGGTGGCGACGGGCAGTCCGGCTACCTTGCCGATGATGTCCCAGAGTGCGGCCTCGAGTGGCCAGTAGCGGCCGCCGTGGAAGTTGATGGTCTCGATCCGGCGGACCTGGTTGAGGATGGCCAGCGGGTCGGTGCCGATGAACAGGTGCTCGTAGGCTTCGAAGCCGTCCATGGTGTCGCCGGAGCCGACGCCGGTGATGCCTTCGTCGGTCTCCACCTCCACCAGGGTGGCGGGGAAGGAGGTGCGCGGTACCGGATCCCAGGCTGCGTTGAAGGGCGGGTCAAGGGGCAGGACCATGCGGGTCAGCCGGATGGCGGTGATCTTCATTGTTGTCAGCCTCGCGGGGTGAAGAAGGGATTGGACGGGGAGGTGCGTGCTTCGATCACGGCCGCCGTGGACGGCAACTGCTGCGCGCCGTTGGCCAGGGCGGTGCGGGCGGATTCGCGGTTGTTGCTGTAGACGGCGTCTTCGTCATCGGCGTCGGGGTTGACCCAGACGGCGGCAATGACCACGTGCGAGTCGGCCTGCTCTTCGGTGACGGTTCCGTCGGCCAGGGCATCCGCGACGCCGGCGGCGATGCCTGCCTGGGCGGCCCCCCAGATGAGATTGCCGTGCCGGTCGCTGGCCGGGGCCGCCTTGGTGACGAAGAGGGTCAGCGGCTTGACCGGGAGGGAGGGACGGAGGACGGCGACGAACGGGACGTGGCCCGCGCTGGGTGTGGCGAGTGCTGTTGCCCATGCGGTGCCGGCGGGACCGTTGCGGTGGCCCAGGACGGTGTTGACGTGGGCCGCGTTGACGCCGTCGCCGATGAACGATTCGCCGATCTGGACATCCGTCTGGTCCCGATGGAGCACCTGGGCCTGGTCAACGGTCTGTGTTTGGGTGGTCACGGTTAGATCAGTCCTTCGGATTCGAGCCATTCCTTGGCGATTTCGTCCGGATCGACGCCCTCGACGTCGGCCTTGGCATTGAGCTGCTGCATGACCTCGGTGGTCAGCTTCGGGGAGACCTTGGCCATGATGTCGGCGATGGCCGGGTACTTAGCCAGCATGTCGGCCTTGATGGTCAGGGCGCCCTGGTAGATAGGGAA from Pseudarthrobacter sp. SSS035 carries:
- the fae gene encoding formaldehyde-activating enzyme — protein: MTTQTQTVDQAQVLHRDQTDVQIGESFIGDGVNAAHVNTVLGHRNGPAGTAWATALATPSAGHVPFVAVLRPSLPVKPLTLFVTKAAPASDRHGNLIWGAAQAGIAAGVADALADGTVTEEQADSHVVIAAVWVNPDADDEDAVYSNNRESARTALANGAQQLPSTAAVIEARTSPSNPFFTPRG
- a CDS encoding mandelate racemase/muconate lactonizing enzyme family protein, which produces MKITAIRLTRMVLPLDPPFNAAWDPVPRTSFPATLVEVETDEGITGVGSGDTMDGFEAYEHLFIGTDPLAILNQVRRIETINFHGGRYWPLEAALWDIIGKVAGLPVATLFGGARDRLVAYASSGELKAPAARAESALAAKDRGFKAMKIRISRDRLDEGVESVRAAREAVGNDFDLMVDLNQMWRMSGDIEPALELAKVHRLAAQLAELDVRWLEEPLPQADIKGAQRVREQTGIQVSGGEMVRSMAEMMALIEADAYDIYQPDVALAVGMYRARQVAETANLKHRFFTPHTWSNGLGLLANLHVAAGVDAGPYLEFPYDPPGWTPERRDFFMEPLDIDDDGALRVPDLPGLGAVIDYDAVKKYSV
- a CDS encoding aldehyde dehydrogenase; this translates as MTATKNDWIQRAAAQRPATGLYIDGGFRDARSGCTFPTVSPRDGSVTAQVAAAGEQDVDDAVQAAHRTFESGVWSRTDRRHRQAVLTRLADLILENLEELALLESTDAGHPISDALGVDVPSCARTFRWYAEALDKVYDDVAPTPRSALAVISREPLGVIGAVVPWNYPLIITAWKVAPALAAGNSVVLKPSEQTSLSALRLAELASEAGVPDGVFNVIPGLGEVAGAALGRHPLVDKITFTGSPEVGRYFQRYASESNGKQVALELGGKSPQVVLHDVGDIAACASAVAWGIFYNAGQTCHGGSRLLVDERVHDELLEEVIKVGRSLQLGDPLDPATQIGAIIDDRQLESILGYYAVAEDEGIVVASGGTRVRPAGVENGFYLEPTVLDRVNNAGRIGQEEIFGPVLAVSTFRGAAEGIRMANDSKYGLAASVWTQDITKAHTAARELRAGTVWVNTFDVADIITPFGGFKESGFGRDRSLHALDAYSALKTTWINLGDAALDDA
- a CDS encoding NAD(P)-dependent oxidoreductase; translated protein: MTATTHTPSAAAAPVQAPLLPGTARIGFIGLGNMGSGMTRNLQAAGFQLIVNDVRKESAAELLANGAEWADSAAAVAAGSDVVITMLPTPKHVETVALAPGGILDGLPDGGTWVDMSTSVPEVANRVREAGAARGIRVLDAPVSGMSVGAANGMLQIFIGGEGADVERLRPVFEAMGDPERIQHVGGHGAGYAVKLMINQLWFSHLVATAEVLSTGVKAGVDLEVLRRALIASPANSNFVENDILSILNHGDYDEGFAIALACKDLGLSVDLARSVGVPVELSSLVEQLYRRAKALYGDKAGEMTPVKLYEDAIGVQLRTAAATEATPAKGA